Genomic DNA from Flavobacterium sp. N502540:
CAGCCGGGTTTTATTAAATTCAAAGACATCAGCGGCCCTAATGGCACCCCGGATGGCGTAATTAATGATCTGGACCGAACTGCCATCGGAGATGCCAATCCTAAATATACAGGAGGTCTGAACAACACCTTTAGTTACAAAGGAATTGATTTGAGCGTATTCCTTGATTTTACGGTAGGAAACGATATTTATAATGCCAACGTATTAAACAATTCAAGACTGAATCTGGACAACTTAAACACACTGGCGATTTATGCTGACAGATGGACTACTATTAATGCAGCGGGACAGCGTGTAACCGATCCTACCGAACTGGCTGCGCTTAACGAAGGTAAAACCAATCCTGCTTTTAACGGAAACACTACGGGACGTTTGTACAGCGATATTATTGAGGACGGTTCGTTTTTAAGAATCAACAATATTAGTCTGGGGTACACCTTGCCAAAAGAATGGCTTAAAAAATCTAAAATCTCTAGTTTGAGAATTTATTTTACCGCCTACAATCTTTATGTATTTACCAAATATTCAGGTTATGATCCCGAAGTAAGCGTACTCAATAATGCCATTACCCGAGGGGTCGATTTTAGTGCTTACCCTAGAAGTAAATCGTTTATCACAGGATTAAATATTTCGCTATAATTTAAAGTTTACAAAGATGAAAAACAATATATTTTCCCGCAAAACACTTATAGCAGCCGGTATTGCCTGCCTCTTATTACCGCTTAATTCCTGCGACAAAGAACTGGAAGTTACCCCCTACTCTTACTTTACCACTGCCAACTTTTTCTCGAATACGAACGAAGCCAACATGGCTACTCTTGGAGTTTACGAAACCATGTCGTCACTGGACAGTTATGGCTGGAACATTTCGTTGATTTTTGATGCCGATACCGATATCGAACAAATGAGTGGAATTGGTGCCGATGACTGGAGAACGATAGCACACTATCAGGGAATTTCTCAAACCAATACATTCTACACCGCTTGGAGTAAATTGTATGAAGGAATTGACAGAGCCAATGTAGTGATCGAAAGAATTCCTCAAATGGATCTTTTTTCAAACGGCAACGCAACCCAAAAAGAGCAGCTAAACAGATACCTGGGTGAAGCGAAATTTCTTCGTGGTTTCTATTATTCCGAACTCGTACGTTTATGGGGAGATGTTCCGTTTAAAACGAAAAGTTCCCAATCCGGAGACAATCTAAGAGGAGCTCTTGTAGACCGTCAGGAAATTTATAGCCAGATCATCAAAGACATGACCGAGGCCTCACTTCTCCTTCCGGAACAGCTGCCTACAGACGAGCGCATCAACAAATGGGGAGCCAAAGCCATGCTGGCCAGAGTAGCATTATTTGCCGGAGGATATTCTTTAAATGCAGATGGAACAATGAAACGTCCTTCAAACTACAAAGACTATTACAAACTGGCTCAGCAGCAGATCAATGATGTTATGGCGCAGAATCCGTATAAACTAAACCCATCCTACGCCAAAATTTTTAAAAATCAGTGTCAGCATGTACTGGAACCTACCGAGAATATTTTTCAGGTTGCTTTTTATAATCCGTCAGGAAACTTAGGAAATGCCTCCTGGGTAGGTAACTTCAACGGTCCGGCAACAGCAGCCGGTTTCTATCCATCCAATATTTCGAGATGTTTAGTACCAAAACCATTTTACAATAGTTTTAATGCTGCCGATCAGCGTCGAGATTTTTCCATTGCCACCTACTCCATCAACAATCTGGGGAACAAACTTCCGCTTTTAACCACCAATCAGGATGAAAGATGGACCGTTGGTAAATGGAGCAGAGAATATCAGACCAACGCAACCGCAGAAAGAGTATACACCCACATCAATTGGGTAATCATGCGTTATTCTGATTTGCTTTTGATGCGTGCTGAGGTAGAAAACGAACTAAACGAAGGTCCAAATACCATTGCTTATGATGCTATCAATCAGGTTCGTAAAAGAGCCTTTGGTGCCGACATACAGGGAAGTCGAATTGCGGTTGACTTAAAAACAAAAGGTTCCGGATATACCAATGCAGCCAATGTTTTAATACAAATCACAGGCGGTGGCGGAACCGATGCGGCAGCGGCAGTAATCAATCTTTCTTCAGGAGGAATCAATACCATAGGGATGTTACGTTCCGGCGATGGTTATACCTCTGTTCCTAACGTAACCATTACTACTACAGACGGAAAAGGTACCGGAGCAACCGCAACCGCAAGATTATTAGCTAAACCAACTACAACCGAAATGAGCTTAGCAACAGGTCTAAGCAAAGACAATTTCCTAAAAGCCGTTCAACAAGAGAGAGCGTGGGAACTTTCGGGCGAAGGAATGCGAAGAGCCGATTTGATCCGATGGGGAATCTTAGGGGATAAATTGATCGAAACAAGTGCCGCGGTCAAACAAATCCGATCGACTTATTTCTTCCCGGCAATTACCAATTTTGTAGCCGGAAAACATGAATTATACCCTTATCCACAAAATGAAACAGATGTGAACAAAAACATCACACGTCAGAATCCAAAGTATTAGACAAATAGTATTTAAAAATCATGCACAACCCACTAAATAAAGACGTTTATTTTGAAAAACTCAAATTATTAAAAATAAATGATGCAACATTATTTAGAAATGAATAAGTTTATAACCGTTAATGCAGGACTTTGTTCTGCATTAATTGTTTGTAACAGAAAAGAAAACTACTAAAAATAAAGAACAATATGGTTACCAAAAATGACACACAACTATCTAAATCGTACGCAATTGGAATAGACATTGGCGGTACTTCACTGAAATGTGGCGTTGTGAATGAACTGGGAGAAATTTTATTTTCGTTCATAGTATCCTTAAAAGAAGCCCGAACCGAGAAAGAAATCATCAGCTTAATGGTCGATGCGATCACACAATGTACCGACCAGTTAAACGAACCCATTGTGGGAATCGGAATTGGTTTTCCGGGTCTGATTGAAAATGACATTATCATTGGTGGAGGCGTTAACTTACCCGGTTTCGAACAATTACCCTTAGGAAAAATTCTAAATGACTTAACCGGACATTCTGTTGTAATTGATAACGATGCTAACTTAATGGGACTTGCCGAATTGATTTACGGGGCTGCCAAAGACAGTACCGATGCTGTTTTTCTAACCATTGGTACCGGAATAGGCGGTGCCATTATGATTAATAAAGGCTTGTACAGCGGTTTCAAAAATCGTGGTGGCGAACTGGGCCATACAGTAATTCAGCAAAATGGTATCGCCTGTAATTGCGGTGGACGAGGCTGTCTGGAAACCTACGCTTCTGTAACCGCTTTAATCAAGTACTATCAATCTCAAAATCCTGCCGCAGATGAAAATATTGACGGCAAAACCATCATCGAAAAATACCTTGCCGGAGAAAATCATGCGATAAAAACCATGGAACATCATTTTGATTACCTGGCTGCCGGAATTGTCAATTTTGTCAACATCTTCAGTCCGCAAAAAGTAATCATTGGAGGAGGTATTAGCGAAGCAGGTCAGTTTTATATTGACGAATTAACCCACAGAGTCAAAACCTTTGCCATCCCGATTGCCTTTGCACACACCCGTATAGTTGCAGCCGATCTGGGCAACAGAGCGGGATTATTGGGCGCCTGTGCTAATGCTTTTCAGAAATTTAAAAATCTGAAATACAGCACAACATAAAAGAATATACTCACGAAGGCGCAAAGCCGCAAAGATCTTAGTAGATTGTCTAAACGCACTGCATAAAAAACTTTGCGCCTTTGCGTCTCTGCGAGCAAATCCGCACAGAACAAATGAAACAAAAACACTCTGTCGCTCTAAAGTCGTTATTTTTAAGAATCACCTCACTAATTGCCCATTATTAAAGGTTTTAACTAAAATTAATAGCATTTTGAACAAATTCAAAACCCAAATTAAAGCCTGATAGCTAACTTCGTTTTTGCATTTAAGAATTTAAAAGGCAAAACGTAATCTATAAAAATCAGGCCGATATGATATTACAGAAAGTCATAGAATTTGTTTGTTTGTTGGGCATAGGGGCTATTCCTTTATCCGGCAATGCCCAAACCACTGCACGTCCAAACATCCTGATCATCATGACCGATCAGCAAACTGCCGATGCGATGAGTATTGCAGGAAACAAGGATCTTCAGACTCCTGCAATGGACAAGCTCGCGCAAAATGGAATCCGTTTTACCAAAGCCTATTGTGCTCAGCCTTTATGTACTCCGTCACGCACCGCCCTCATGAGTGGAAAAATGCCTTTTGAAACTGGCTTCGTAGGCAATGCTCCCGAAAAAGACGGTCAATGGCCTGACGATTTACTAATGATGGGGAAAATTTTCCAAAACGGAGGATACAAAACCGGCTATGTAGGCAAATGGCATCTTCCGGTTCCTACTACCAAAAAAAGCCAGCACGGTTTTGAGTACATCGAAAACACCAGTTTTCAGGATTACAACGATGCAGCGACACCTTCCTTTTGTGCGCGCTTCATTAAAGAAAATAAAAACACTCCTTTTCTTTTGGTCGCCTCTTTTTTAAATCCGCATGACATTTGCGAATGGGCTCGTGATGAAGATCTGAAAATGGATGTATTAGAAAAAGCACCACCGGTCGATCAGTGTCCGCAATTGCCCGCCAATTGGAAAATTCCCGAGTACGAACCTAAAATTGTCCGTGATCAGCAAAAAGTAAGTTTCAGAACCTACCCTTCTGTAAACTGGACTGCAGATCAATGGCGTCAATACCGCTGGGCCTACAACCGCTTAGTTGAAAAAGTAGACGGTTACATCGAAATGGTACTTGCCTCTTTGAAAAAATACAACATCGAAAAAAATACCATTATCGTTTTTACGGCCGATCATGGTGACGGCTATGCAGGACATAGCTGGAATCAAAAACAAATACTTTATGAAGAATCTGCTAAAATACCTTTTATCATTTCAAAAATAGGCGAATGGAAACCCCGCACCGATGAGCTGCTGGTTTGTAATGGTACCGACATTATTCCAACCATCTGTGGCTTTACCGGAGTACCCAAACCTGCCTATTTGAAAGGAATTGACATCAGTAAAAATATAGCCAATCCAACCCAAATCCTGCGGGATACTCTGGTTATCGAAACCGATTTTGCCGATAACGAAGAACTCTTAAACATTAGCGGACGTGCTGTAATTACTCAAAATCTCAAATACATCGTTTACAACAAAGGCGATTTAAAAGAACAGCTTTTCAATCTGACGACAGATCCGGGAGAAATCACCAATCTGGCAGTAAACAAGGCCTATAAAAAAGAACTAATTGCCCTGCGTCGTTATTTAAAAGAATGGTGCAAAAAGAACGGAGACCCTTTTCAATCCGGGTTATAAATAGGTCTAAAGAAAAAATAATATGATTCAGAAAAAAATATTCACATTAGTCGCATCGCTTGTGTTGCTGCCTGCTTTTAGTCAACAATCATCAGCAATTCTAAAACTCACCGCCGAAAAATTACATTCAAGAGTACGTGAATGGCCTTATCCTGTAAACGGAATTACGGTACCCACCAATGCTCCTGCCTTGCTTTGGCCTGGAACCAATGGAAAAAAAATGGTAACCCCAATGGAAAGCGGAAGCGATATTCCGGAAGATCCCAATATTGGCAATGTACGCTACAAAGTGATGCTGGCAAGCGATAAAAACTTCACCAAAAACCCGTTCACCAGTGCCGAACAGCGCTGGGCCGTTTATCCATTACACCAGAGTTTAAAAGCCGGAAAATGGTACTGGAAATACGGCTATGCCTTAAAAGGCAGCGATCAATGGACCTGGTCTCCGGTTTACGATTTCGTCGTAGATGCAAAATATGCTTCCCAAAAAGTATCTCCTCCCATTAGCGAAGTCCTTAAACGAAATGAAGGCGCACATCCTCTTTTATGGGATATGAATCGTATTGGAGAAGATTTTTACCGAAACAATCTGAACAATCCCGAAGCTAAAAAATTTATTGCTTTCGCAGAAAAACTAATGCTGGCTCCTCTTCCCACAGAGAAACCGCAAAGAGTAATTGATACCACAGGCAAAAATCCGTTAGAGAAAAAAATTATTATAGAAAGAATGTATCACGGTTTTGGGGATGCCGTTGGAAACCCTGTTCGCAATTTATGTATCGCCTATCAGCTCACCAAAGACAAACGCTTCATTTTAGATGCCAAGCGCAGAGCTTTAAACATCGCCAGCATGAATCCTGACGGCCTGGCAACAGGAGATGATTTTACAAGTGGTGCTGTCCTCGAGGCATTAGGATGGTTTTACGATAGCGGTTATGATTTTTTAACGCCTCAGGAAAAAGAAACCTTCAAAAATAGCATTACGATTAGAGCCAAAAGAGTTTACGACCATTTGCCCAATCGTTTTGAGCTGCACGTAAGCGACAATCATGTTTGGCAAATCACCTTACGCAACCTTGCCATCGCAACCGTAGCCGTAATTAATGATGTTCCGGAAGCCAAAGAATGGCTCACCTATATGTACGAAGTCTGGTCGGCACGTTTTCCGGTATTGGGTACTACCGATGGTGGCTGGCATGAAGGAAACGGTTATTTCAGAGTCAACTTTAAATCGATTATTTACCTGTCTCAAATGTTTGGTGATTTTAGCGGTGTCGATTATTTTAAATTACCGTGGATGCAGAATCTTCCGTATTATATGCTATACACCCATCCAAACGGTGCGGCAAGTACTGCCATTGGCGACATGTGGGAAAACATTCCGTACATCGTAAAAGGCGAAGCCTGGTTTGCCGATGCTTTGACCTACCGCATGAATGATCCTTATCTGAACTGGTATGTTGGTGAAATCAAAAGAGACTATCCGGCCTACTATCACGGTACCGATGATTTCTTATTCTTCAGGTTACTGAACTACAAACCCAATAGAAACTTACCTGCAACCTCGCCCGAAAAACTCCCTAAAACGCGCAAATTTGCTGATGTGGGCGTCGTAGCCATGCATGAAGATCTGACCAAAGCCAATACAACCCTGAGCAGTTATTTGTTCAGCAGTCCGTTTGGTTCTTCCGGTCACGGTCACGCTTCCCAAAATGCCTTTACGATTAATTATAAAGGAAAAGTCCTCTTTGGCGGAACCGGCTACTACAGTAATTTTAGCGACAAACACAATCTTTTAGATTACAGATCCTCAAAAGCTTATAACACCATTTTAGCCGACAGTCTGAACCAAAAAATTGGAGAAGAAGGTTACGGATGGATCCCAAGAGCACTTTCCGGTCAACACATTCAGTACGCTTTAGGTGATGCCAGCAATGCTTATGGAGACATAAAAAGTGATTCCTGGCTGAACAGATTCAAACAAATTAACGTAGTACCCAATAAAACAAACGGTTACGGAGAATCGGGTGTGACCTTGTACCGCAGACATATGCTGCAACTCGAAGGCGGTTATATTGTTTTATACGACGAATTGGAAGCCCAAAATCCCGTAAAATGGACTACCCAGTTTCATTGTCCGTACTATGTCATCGAAGGACAAAATTCGGCGAATGCCAAACAGCAAAATTTCACGGTACAAACAGATTTAGGAAATGTAAACGCCAGTGTTTTTGCTAATAGTCCGCTAAAAATGGCTGTACACCATCAATTTTACGAAGCCGCTGTCAACTGGAATAAAGTAACCAACGACGAAGGTCAAATCAAAGATTTTAAAGACCAATGGCATGCAGGAATCACTTCTGAACCCAAACAAAAATTCAGATATTTAACCATCATACAAATAAAAGACGGCAAAACGGAAGTAATCAAAACAGGATCAGACAAAGGTTTCTTGTCGCGTTTTCAGGTGGGTGACTGGGACATACGGGTACAATTAGACGGCGAAAAACCCGCTGCCTTACAAGTTACCGGAAAAAGGATAAAATCATTATTCAACTATGGAAGTTTACCCATTACATTTGAAGGTAAAACATTTTCTCCTAAAATTGCAGGAAGTTCGGTCTTACTTGAAATGAATGGTTCCAAAATAGACCAACAGGAAGCTGTTGACGAATTACCGGATGTTGCCAAGTACGACAAAAATTAAAAACAAAAGGACGTTTGCTTTTTCTTTAAATTTAGAGTTAAATTACCGATAACCTATTAAACACAAACCAAATCATTAAAATTGAAACTTTCATGAAGAAAACGATTGCCATAGCTGTGCTTTTCTATCTTATCCTTTTTGCCGCTAAAAGTCAGGCTCAGGTACAGGATCGATACTTCCGTACGATTTCGGTCGATAAAGGCTTGTCGCAAAGTTCCGTTTTTGCTATTGAACAGGATACTCTGGGTTTTATCTGGATAGGAACTCAGGACGGACTAAATCGTTATGACAGTAAAGGCTTTAAAGTTTATCGTCCCGTAAGGAATGTCAAAAACAGTTTGCAATCGTACTACATCCGAAGCTTATTTACCGATCATAAAGGGCAATTATGGGTGGGCGGTAATCAGGGAATTAGTGTTTACAATTACAGTACCGACAGCTTTACCAATTACAAGCTTCCGCGAACTATTGGCGAATGGTACATCTCCTCAATCACAGAAGACCCTGCACATAGAATTTGGGCAACCTCGATTACCGGAGAAGTTTTTGTTCTGAACCCTGAAGAACAGAATTTTTCATCCATCCGATTTAATGCTTCGTCACACGAAATCAAAAAAATTGCCTACATCGGCGTTTGGCAAAAACAAATAATTCTGGGAACAGATGTTGGTCTCTTTAAACTAAATCCCAACTCACATCAGCTTATAAAAATTAATTTAGGCCTAAAAAAGCCGTATATCAATGCGGTTTATATCGATAATAAAAAGCTGTGGGTGGCAACCGAAGGAGAAGGTCTAATTTGCTACAATGACGAAAATGGTCAGACCTCTTCTCTGCTCCACACTGCCGGAACCAAGAGTATTGCAGATAACAACATCAGATGTATTGGAAAAGATACCGAAGGAAATATCTGGCTCGGCACTTTTAAAGGACTCACCATTTTTAATCCTAAAACCAACTCTTTCAGTAATTATTACCATCAGATCGCACAGCCTTACACCATCAGTCAAAACTCAGTTCGCTGTTTCTTTAGAGACAAACAAAACGGAATCTGGCTGGGAACGTATTACGGAGGCATAAATTACTATCATAAAAACGATATTAAATTCAATTTGTTAAGCCAAAACTCAGGAAAACCTTCTTTGAATGATGAGGTCATTGGTGCAATCAAACAAGATTCAAAAGGTAATTTCTGGATTGGAAGCAATGACAAAGGCGTGAATTACTGGAACAAAAATGCCAATACCATCAACTATTTTTCGAACAGTGAGAACAACCCAAACAGTTTAAGTTCGAACAATATCAAGGCCATTGAATTTGACGATAAGGGGAATGTATTAATTGGTACCCACAATGGCGGATTAAATGTACTCAACCCGAATACCGGTTTTGTACAGCGTTTTCGCCATGACGAAAACAATCCCAACTCGATCGCAGGAGATTTGGTTTATAGCTTATTAAAAGACTCCAAAGGCCGTATCTGGGTAGGTACACGATCAGGGTTGGACCAGTTTCATCCGGAAACCAAATCGTTTACACACCTCCATTTAGACAAAGCCGGAAAACGTCTGGCGTCAGATGATATTACTTTTCTTTTTGAAGACAGCAAACACCGAATCTGGATTGGAACTACCAACGGTGTGACTCTTTTTTATCCGGACACTAATCTGTTTGCCACTATCGGTCGAGGCAAATTAAGCGATGATATTATAAATTGCATAACCGAAGATTCAAAACACCGGATCTGGATGGGTACCCGTGAAGGATTACGGTTGTACGATGAAACTCAGGAGTCCTTCAAAAATAGTAAAGCCCGAAAAGATTTTGTTAAAGAAAACATTTACGGCATCCTTCCGGACGACGAAGGAAATTTATGGATTTCGACCAACAGCGGCTTAATCAAATTTAATCCCGACAAAGGTTCTGTACAGACTTTTGACGAAAGTGATGGTCTGCAGAACAAACAATTTAACGATTATGCCTTTTGCAAAGCCAAAGACGGTATGCTGCTTTTTGGTGGAATCAAAGGACTTTCCTATTTCTATCCTACGATTGTAAAACAGCAGCCCCTTCCTTTAAAATTAAGTTTTACCGCTTTAGAAGTACTAAACAAAACGGTTGCCGCCGGAGATGATACCGACATACTCGAAGGACATATTGACCAAACCGGCGAATTAGAAATTGGACCTGAATACAAACAGTTCAGCATCTTCTTTAATACGTTTAATTATATTTCTTCCAATCGAACTTATTACTACTACAAACTGGAAGGAATCGACAAAGACTGGCAGCGAACAGATGAGCTTAAAGTAAGTTACAGCAATTTATCTGCAGGAAACTACAACTTCCAGATCAAAGCCATTGGACCAAACGGAGAAATGAGTGCTGTTCGAAACTTAAAAGTTGTTATACTTCCGCCCTGGTATAAAACCATCTGGTTTTCATTGTTATTGCTCGCCATCATTGGTACGGCAGCCTATATAGGTTTTAAAATTATAAAAGAAAGAATAAAAGCCGTTCAGCAATTAAAATTGGAACGCATCGATAAAGAACGCGTAAACTACATCAATCAGGTTAAAATGGATTTCTTTACCAATGTTTCTCATGAACTAAGAACTCCTTTAACCCTGATCTTAGCGCCTCTGGAAGAACTTTTAAAAATGCCTTTTGCTGATAAAATTTCCAAAAAGAAACATGAGCTTATGTTTATCAATGCCAAAAGACTGTATAATTTGGTCGATCAGCTTTTTGAGTTTCGGAAAACCGAAATGGGTACACGACAATTAAAAGTCGGCAAAGGTGATATTGTAAGCTTTACGCAAGAGATTTTTGAATCTTTTAAACCGCTTTCAGAGAAAAACAGCATTCACTATACCTATCATTCTGAAGAGCCGCAATTGTCATTTTATTTTGACAAAGATGCTATGGAAAAAATCCTCTTCAATCTTTTGTCTAATGCTTTTAAATATACTAAAACCGGGCAAAGTATTTCGGTCACACTAGTACAGAAAAAGGATACGGTACAAATAAAAGTCACGGACACAGGGGTCGGAATTAGTGCGGAAGATTTATCGAAGGTTTTCGACCGTTTTTATCAGGTAAATAATCGCGAAATGAATTTGGGTTCCGGTGTTGGTCTGGCCTTTACCAAACGTCTGGTCGAATTGCATCACGGTGAAATTACCGCCGAAAGTAAAATGCAGGAAGGAAGCAGTTTTACTGTTACCATTCCTATTTCGGATGCGATTTACCAAAACGATCAGCATGTGGAAGAATCTGCTTATGACCTCGCAATCCTGTCCGATAACGATCTTGAAAATGAAGATACCTTACTGCCGGAAGAAAATGAAATCATCGAAAAAAATCAACCAATTAAGCTTCTGATCGTCGACGACAACAAAGAGATTTTAGATTATCTACAGGACTATTTCAGTAAAATATACGAGGTCACCGTAGCTCATAATGGACAAATGGCATTGGAACTTCTCGAAATCCAGCCTTATGACCTGATCATCAGCGACGTGATGATGCCCGAACTGGATGGTTTACACTTTTGCAAACGCGTCAAACAAAACATTAATACTTCGCACATTCCGTTGATGTTATTAACGGCAAGAACCGAAACCAGCCAGCAGATAAAAGGACTCGAAATGGGTGCCGATGATTATATTACCAAACCATTTTCGACACCGTTACTCGCCGCAAAAATTACCAATCTGTTGCGCTCCCGTAAAAGACTGAAAGAATATTATGCAGTTGGAAAAGAAATGGTCCCTGAAAATATTGCTTTTAATACGCTGGATGAGGAGTTTCTAAAACAAGCTATTCGTATTGTTGAAGATCATTTGGCCAATTCTGAATTTTCAGTGGATCAGTTTAGCAGAGAAATTGGGATGAGCCGATCAAATCTGTATTTAAAACTAAAAGCCATTACCGGAGAATCGGCTATGGATTTTATCAAACGAATCCGATTTAAAAAAGCGGTCGAATTGATGCAGAGCAAACGTTATACGATTGCACAAATCACCTATATGTGCGGCTTTAACTCTCCTTCTTATTTTTCAACAGCCTTTAAACAGCATTATGGCTGTATGCCAAGTGAGTACTTAGCAAAAATCGACGATACAAAAGAATAATTCAAACTACACAAACTACTATAAATGCAAAAAGAAAAAACAATACCTTAAAAACCCTGATGTTATTACATTAGAAATCCTTTAAGCCACCCCGAATTTCAATTTTAGAAATCAGAATCTCGTTCAGATGAAACTTTCATTTTAGAACGGGAAGGCCAGAACTATGTCTTAACGGAACTGTTTTATTGAAAAAAACCAATCCCAAATCAACGTTTAAAAATTAAAATACTCTTTATGAAAATAATGAAACTCCTCTTACTACTGATTCTCGTTTCACCGATTACGATAACGGCACAAACCAAAGCAACGGTAATCCTGAACAACACATCAGTTTTAGACCGTAAAGAAACAATTGTAACTATCCCTTGGAAAACAGTCCTTTCCTCCTATCCACAAATAGATACGGCAAATTTTATAGTACTAAACAACAGCACCAAAAAACAAATTCCGTATCAACTGGAACATCATGGCAATCACACCATTCAAAATCTATTAGTACAGGTTGATCTAAAAGCTAAATCATCACTACATCTCACGATTCAAAAAGGAAAGCCGGCACCTTTTGCTGTCAAAACCTATGCACGTTATGTACCGGAACGTCTGGACGATTTTGCCTGGGAAAATGATAAAATTGCCTTTCGTGCTTATGGAAAGGCTCTCGAAAAAACAGAAGGTGATGCGTACGGTTATGATGTTTGGGCAAAACGAACCGATAAACTCGTCTTAAACGATCGCTACAAACGCAACGATTATCATATCGATCATGGCGACGGATTGGATTATTATCATGTTGGACACACTTTAGGTGCAGGAAATATGGCTCCGTACGTAAAAGATACCATCCGATATTCGGGCAATTACCACCAATGGAAAATTTTAGACAATGGACCTCTCCGCACCACTTTTCAACTGACATATGACCTCTGGAATGCCGGTGGAATACCCGTTAAAGCCACTAAAATTATTTCTATAGATGCCGGTTCACAGCTCAATCGAATAGAGAACACGTATACATTCGAGGATAAAAATCCTTTATCGGTTGTAGTTGGAATTATCAAACGAGAGAAAGCCGGAGTTCTTTCTTTAAACGAACAACAAGGTATTATGGGGTATTGGGAACCCACTTTTGATAAAGAAGGTACTACCGGAGTAGCATCAA
This window encodes:
- a CDS encoding DUF4962 domain-containing protein; this encodes MIQKKIFTLVASLVLLPAFSQQSSAILKLTAEKLHSRVREWPYPVNGITVPTNAPALLWPGTNGKKMVTPMESGSDIPEDPNIGNVRYKVMLASDKNFTKNPFTSAEQRWAVYPLHQSLKAGKWYWKYGYALKGSDQWTWSPVYDFVVDAKYASQKVSPPISEVLKRNEGAHPLLWDMNRIGEDFYRNNLNNPEAKKFIAFAEKLMLAPLPTEKPQRVIDTTGKNPLEKKIIIERMYHGFGDAVGNPVRNLCIAYQLTKDKRFILDAKRRALNIASMNPDGLATGDDFTSGAVLEALGWFYDSGYDFLTPQEKETFKNSITIRAKRVYDHLPNRFELHVSDNHVWQITLRNLAIATVAVINDVPEAKEWLTYMYEVWSARFPVLGTTDGGWHEGNGYFRVNFKSIIYLSQMFGDFSGVDYFKLPWMQNLPYYMLYTHPNGAASTAIGDMWENIPYIVKGEAWFADALTYRMNDPYLNWYVGEIKRDYPAYYHGTDDFLFFRLLNYKPNRNLPATSPEKLPKTRKFADVGVVAMHEDLTKANTTLSSYLFSSPFGSSGHGHASQNAFTINYKGKVLFGGTGYYSNFSDKHNLLDYRSSKAYNTILADSLNQKIGEEGYGWIPRALSGQHIQYALGDASNAYGDIKSDSWLNRFKQINVVPNKTNGYGESGVTLYRRHMLQLEGGYIVLYDELEAQNPVKWTTQFHCPYYVIEGQNSANAKQQNFTVQTDLGNVNASVFANSPLKMAVHHQFYEAAVNWNKVTNDEGQIKDFKDQWHAGITSEPKQKFRYLTIIQIKDGKTEVIKTGSDKGFLSRFQVGDWDIRVQLDGEKPAALQVTGKRIKSLFNYGSLPITFEGKTFSPKIAGSSVLLEMNGSKIDQQEAVDELPDVAKYDKN
- a CDS encoding ROK family protein: MVTKNDTQLSKSYAIGIDIGGTSLKCGVVNELGEILFSFIVSLKEARTEKEIISLMVDAITQCTDQLNEPIVGIGIGFPGLIENDIIIGGGVNLPGFEQLPLGKILNDLTGHSVVIDNDANLMGLAELIYGAAKDSTDAVFLTIGTGIGGAIMINKGLYSGFKNRGGELGHTVIQQNGIACNCGGRGCLETYASVTALIKYYQSQNPAADENIDGKTIIEKYLAGENHAIKTMEHHFDYLAAGIVNFVNIFSPQKVIIGGGISEAGQFYIDELTHRVKTFAIPIAFAHTRIVAADLGNRAGLLGACANAFQKFKNLKYSTT
- a CDS encoding sulfatase yields the protein MILQKVIEFVCLLGIGAIPLSGNAQTTARPNILIIMTDQQTADAMSIAGNKDLQTPAMDKLAQNGIRFTKAYCAQPLCTPSRTALMSGKMPFETGFVGNAPEKDGQWPDDLLMMGKIFQNGGYKTGYVGKWHLPVPTTKKSQHGFEYIENTSFQDYNDAATPSFCARFIKENKNTPFLLVASFLNPHDICEWARDEDLKMDVLEKAPPVDQCPQLPANWKIPEYEPKIVRDQQKVSFRTYPSVNWTADQWRQYRWAYNRLVEKVDGYIEMVLASLKKYNIEKNTIIVFTADHGDGYAGHSWNQKQILYEESAKIPFIISKIGEWKPRTDELLVCNGTDIIPTICGFTGVPKPAYLKGIDISKNIANPTQILRDTLVIETDFADNEELLNISGRAVITQNLKYIVYNKGDLKEQLFNLTTDPGEITNLAVNKAYKKELIALRRYLKEWCKKNGDPFQSGL
- a CDS encoding RagB/SusD family nutrient uptake outer membrane protein, coding for MKNNIFSRKTLIAAGIACLLLPLNSCDKELEVTPYSYFTTANFFSNTNEANMATLGVYETMSSLDSYGWNISLIFDADTDIEQMSGIGADDWRTIAHYQGISQTNTFYTAWSKLYEGIDRANVVIERIPQMDLFSNGNATQKEQLNRYLGEAKFLRGFYYSELVRLWGDVPFKTKSSQSGDNLRGALVDRQEIYSQIIKDMTEASLLLPEQLPTDERINKWGAKAMLARVALFAGGYSLNADGTMKRPSNYKDYYKLAQQQINDVMAQNPYKLNPSYAKIFKNQCQHVLEPTENIFQVAFYNPSGNLGNASWVGNFNGPATAAGFYPSNISRCLVPKPFYNSFNAADQRRDFSIATYSINNLGNKLPLLTTNQDERWTVGKWSREYQTNATAERVYTHINWVIMRYSDLLLMRAEVENELNEGPNTIAYDAINQVRKRAFGADIQGSRIAVDLKTKGSGYTNAANVLIQITGGGGTDAAAAVINLSSGGINTIGMLRSGDGYTSVPNVTITTTDGKGTGATATARLLAKPTTTEMSLATGLSKDNFLKAVQQERAWELSGEGMRRADLIRWGILGDKLIETSAAVKQIRSTYFFPAITNFVAGKHELYPYPQNETDVNKNITRQNPKY